Within Plasmodium coatneyi strain Hackeri chromosome 14, complete sequence, the genomic segment CTGAACATGGTTATTCCgcttgttccctttttctttgcttGAAATTTACCAccctttcattttaaccCTTCCAAGCAAGCCACGtagtttaaaaaataaaatggataTTTTCAACTGCCAATACTGCTCAGTATCTCCGTTCGATTACATCTTAGATTTTATCTATGGCGAAAAGCCAccgaaaaaggaggaaaaaaaaagctccAATGTGACGTACGACGTAATAgcgaaaaaacaaaataaacaacaGCTCATAGATGAGTAGATCGACAGCAAAGTGGCTGCAAATGTGTGACCGTATTGGTGGATATTCATGGACCAAAAGGGGCAAGCCGAATGGCGCAGTTGCACTGCTACGCGCGCCGAAAGGTGAACACATACACCTGCATAGAAATCCTCCGTCTTTCCTTTACCCCCCCCTCTAAACAGGATAGCACCAGTAACAACGTATCTCAAGTTTTGTCCAAAGTAGGAGATCAAGTGGAGAAAAGATCCACGAACGAAATCTTGCTCCTATGTCGAGCATGGGAGAATTACGTGCACCCCAGGGCCAAGGAATACTGGAAGGATTCGCAGCAActtcaaaatattttatgtacGGAAGGAACAGAGGGGGGAACCACACACCCctcacacacacatacaccctgACGAAAAACATCAGCGAAAGCGCTCTCCCCTATGCGCCCATTTAACAGCCGCACGATGACCACATTGTAATCGTACCTTTCGTGCATCCTATACCCCCTCAGGCAAAATCGCAAACGGCATCGCCAAAAATGACGACCCCATTTTGGGAGATGACTATGCATGTGTCTTTTGGTACGGAGACAAGAACAAAAACGACAACTGCCCTATCATATCggtgaaaaagggaaatgacAACGTAGAAACCATCACGTATGTTAACCGAGTGCTCATTTTTCTGTATGCAGGTTAAGCTCGTTTCACGTGCATGGCAGCGTGGATACATGTGTGCGCACTTACCTGCTGGCTTGTATTTGCCCCTTCATGTTGCATACTGGCCCTTCAAAACGCGCCCCACTTGCATTGGTATCCCCCCCTTGTAGACGAAGCCAGCTTTCAGGAACTGCAGAAAAAACCGAAGAAGGCCTTTACCATGGCGTGTGGGAATATTAACTGCATCAATTTGACGCACATTTCTCTAGACGATTAGGCTTGTGTGGGTTATCGGCACCAGGAGATGTTTCTAGGGCTACTACGGAGGTGGTTGAAGCCAGAAATAGTTACAACAAAGTAACTTCCTAGCGGTACCACTTCACACCAATGGTGAGTCAATAAACGGCCATTTTCTTCACATACAAAAGGATTAGTACACATTGAAAGAGGTGCACATGGATCATATCATCGCGCACAAAAGCATTAACGTCGAACAGATGCCCATTTGCCTGGCGGGGGCATCCCTCCACCTTGACCTTAACACTAGCACCTCCTATTTTAACCCCATTCTTTGTTTTTGAATcccaccccctttttaatcAATTTAAAGAAGAGCTTTTAAAGCACCCAATAAAAAGTTttgtttgtatatatgtgcacatacggAAGgttgcatgtgtatataggctcattttttttttttaagtaattcGCTGTTTGATACATACGCATATGCAAGTAcgtgtgtatgcatatgcatgtacgCACCTGTAGGGTGGGTGCATGCCGTTGTGTTTCTCCTCATCATCACCTACCCATGCGCCGACCTCCCACACGTGCGTACCTTTCCTACCCAGCATTTTtaatgaataatttttttaatttttttaacccacATTACTTTAAAATTGTGCACGTGTTAGTGCCTGTACGCACGGCGTCgctaccccctttttctgttgtAATAAGTAgatcatttttaataaagcGCGAGGATCTTTTCTGTTATTATATGAGGGAGAGGATTTAAGTAGCACAGATGTCTACGGTACTGTGTAGTAGCAATTAGAAGGGGCGTTTTTCACCCGTCTCAATGCAAACTTGTGTGACGCATGCATGAGGAGATAACGCTACGATCACCTTCGCACGAGCGGCACATCTTCGCGAGGCAGTTGGTTCCCATTATGGAAGGGGGCGCACGTAGGTCCATCCATGCCTTGATTCGCATGCCTATCATTTTTTACCTCATAGTATGCATCCGTCACAGTAGTTGCATCGTGTTCCTTCACTCCTCTCATATTAATGCACAAATGTCTTGCCACAACATTTACATGCAAATATTTCGGCTTCAAATATTTCGCCAGAGCGTTACAAATGTCATTGGTTAAATCTTCCTGTAGTTGTAACCTCCTAGCAAAAATATCTATAACTCTGGAAAATTTGGACAGACCCATGATATATTTATTCGGGACATACTCGATGGTGCACTCTCCTTCGAATGGCAACAAATGATGTTTGCACAAGGAGTATATATGAATGCCACTTATTTTTATGACggaattatttttgtaatttctttTGTACAAAgacttttttataatttttcctacTTTCATATGGTACCCTTTTGTTAAGTAGAGGAAGGTATCCGAAAATCTTCGACCCGTCCTTTTGAGTATGTCTTTTTTAGGCACATTGGAAGATCGtaaaattttgttaacaCATTTACTTATGTCTgctatttgttccttttttgttccatcCGTTTTGTCACTTTTTTGGGGTGTGTCTGCACCGTTGCGTTCGTTGCTCCGCATGGGGGGGGAGTCACCCAGATTGGTGTCACTGCTGCTCTCATCACCGCTGCTTCCCTGCTGGTTCTTCTTCTGCACCCTTTTGATCACCTTCCTCCGGACGCCATTCACTGAgcccttttttgccttcttaCAGATAGTACAACCGGGGGGAGCCTCCGTGGAGTTACCCGCGTTGTCTTGGCAGGCCTTCCCCAAATCCGCTTCTTCACTAAGACGGCTTATTACCCCTCCATTAGTCTGATCACCCGTCATTCTTTCGACCTTCCCCGGAATGCTAATACCATTATAACGCAATTCACTACCCTTGTTAATAAAGCTAGACCTATCCTGACTTGTGTAGGAATAATGGTCATCCCCATCTCCACAGTTATTGCATTTTTCACCATTCTGGACCCTAAACAACTCTAGCCCTAAATTGGTCTTCATAGGGTTAACAGTCAATACGCATTTGCGGCCCTCTCGTTGGTCTTCACTCCCACTTGCAGCTACGAACTGAGCACCCTTAACCGATGCTTCACTCGACATGCAGCCTCTCTGCTCGTACGCTCCAACGTCATCTAGGCCACGGTGCTTCCCCTCATTGAGGTCCCCTCGTTTGAACATGATAAGTCGAAGGGGTCGATAACATATGCGTTACGGTTTATCACAGGCTACGATTGATACAGCAAAAAGCGGATAAATCGAACTCACCTACGCACAAGTAGGATCACCTTAGCAGGTGCATCTTGAATGTTCTGTTCCTACATCTAGGTGGATATAGTCACACTTCTACTCGATGCAACGCAATgtaattaagaaaaaagaaaaaaaaagaatcggTGGAGAAATATCCCTTCTTCCCAAGTGTGAGGTAGCCAAAAATGTGGGCAAAGCTGACCTTATCTCACCATTCTACATGCACATAACTGATTGGTTAATTTGTTTGTGGAACGACGTGTTATACCGTGGGGAAATTTATGGAGGTAGCCCCTATAGGAAATCGTAGCACATGGTACACTCAGTTACCCCTTTCTGGGGGAATGCCTCCTCACGCGTGTAGCTCCTATGCAGCACATGCcccgtttctttttttttgtccctatCCCCGCACCCAATGCACTGACGCcaataaatatttcctcatcttggaaaaaattataataacgTGCAGCGACGGCTAGCTACTCCTCTTCACAAAagtataggaaaaaaaaaaaaaaaaaagggtacacGAAAGGTACCACACCAAAG encodes:
- a CDS encoding GTP cyclohydrolase I; the encoded protein is MFKRGDLNEGKHRGLDDVGAYEQRGCMSSEASVKGAQFVAASGSEDQREGRKCVLTVNPMKTNLGLELFRVQNGEKCNNCGDGDDHYSYTSQDRSSFINKGSELRYNGISIPGKVERMTGDQTNGGVISRLSEEADLGKACQDNAGNSTEAPPGCTICKKAKKGSVNGVRRKVIKRVQKKNQQGSSGDESSSDTNLGDSPPMRSNERNGADTPQKSDKTDGTKKEQIADISKCVNKILRSSNVPKKDILKRTGRRFSDTFLYLTKGYHMKVGKIIKKSLYKRNYKNNSVIKISGIHIYSLCKHHLLPFEGECTIEYVPNKYIMGLSKFSRVIDIFARRLQLQEDLTNDICNALAKYLKPKYLHVNVVARHLCINMRGVKEHDATTVTDAYYEVKNDRHANQGMDGPTCAPFHNGNQLPREDVPLVRR